In Zingiber officinale cultivar Zhangliang chromosome 9B, Zo_v1.1, whole genome shotgun sequence, the genomic window CTGCCTATGAATCcaatgttggaatgtatactaaaagcctaactttttgtataaacatttacttagaaataagaatcatattggtcaatatctacatttatttgctaaatgtaattgttcaatttatttatattgtagataacatgatgtgtggtatcacacacagaagattatgttatcggttctttatgaattataaacagtagctcacgactaagatggaaaggaacaaaccgttggaatagttgtagtgtaattaggtattagtttatcttgactaataaattatactagtacactctaagtgtattgagtaggaccatttaaggtaagttcttttttatactgacttaataaaagaacaaaaccttagttattatggaagtgtgtgctcttaatcctaatataataacaagcacatatatttagtatttatttctttgacttatcaaagggtgagatttagctcgataaatcaataggcccgataagttgagaaatgatattacttaaagtgtgtattgttgattataaaagaaaactatgtcctagtaatctaggttgataatgcccccaagaggagctcataaggattgttatgttaaaccctgcaggtggacttagtccgacatgacgataaggttgagtggtactacttttggactaagaaattaattaaagtgagttgtcagtaactcatttaattagtgggcattcgacatcttaaacacagggagattaacacacttataataagaaggagcccaaaatgtaatttgggattggtgcggtagttcaataataattttttagtggtatgaattattattgatgaaattaagttgggtgttcggggcaaacacgggaagcttaatttcatcgggagaccaaaaccaattcctcctctcggtccctattgtagcctcttatttataaagtattataccctcctatacccacctttatacccatcctaaggtggccggccaagccttgcttggagcccaagcaaggggccgaccaagttaatccttggatgaaccaagtggtggtcgaccctagcttgagtccaagcttaggtggctgacaacaataaaattaaaaggattttatttttaaatattttcttatgtggattccatggttttaaaagagacactacaagaaaaaccctcatagacatcggtggaacaataacagttttaagcaaaaatcgatgtctttgagtattttacaccggtttttccaaaaatcgatgtctatgagtgcagattttcgctcataaaCATCAGtctttttaggcgatgtctatgagcgccttttttcatTAATAAACACcgattttaacaacggtttttaaaacccggtgttaatgaaccaaaataaaataatttaatttttccatcagccaaaatttgcaacactttacAAAGttccctctaaacctaaacctatatcgcgacgccgccaccactttcctcctcgccgctggCTGTCcagccatctctctcagcctcatctccctcttccccttcctgttGCTCGAGTATTTATGTAAACATAAGCACCGAAACGTTTCGTCGCTTCCCATTTGTCTACACGACAGcaagaggcaacaaaggaggaggagggagggagggagcgaGAGAGCAAGGAATCACCTACTTTTTGCTTCTCGAATCCACCTCATTGCCTTAAAATTTTGCTTCCTCTGTGTTTATTTTGCTTTCCGAGTAGATCTGATCGCCCCTACCAACTGACAATTGTCCTCCCTACCTTCTCAATTTGATGCTTGATGAGGCTCTCGGTCAAGAACCTCGTGTTCTTCTTCGTCGTGGTTTTCTCGTGTCCTTCTGGATTTCCTTCTCCTTCCTCACCTTCCTCGATTTTTCGTTTCCTAATCAGAGAGAAAGAAACGACAATCGGGAAGAAAGATAGCgggcaagaggaggagaagacGACAATGACAAGAGAATGGGGAATTGCTTTGGTTCGTCTTCAAGATCTCCCACTCCTACAGTTGCCACACCGTAAGTCCAGGTATATTTTCTTCCCGATCTTTCACCTGATTTTGCTAGGTTTCAGGAGATGGTTTTTGGTCCAGATTTCATCTCCAGTTGATTGAAAAAGTTGCCTTTTTCCACCTTCAATAATTTTAGTTCCGTGCTTAATTTTCATCTGATCTGGAGAAATCCTGACCCTTTTGGCTAATCGCGCAGGTCGCTCAACGTCAAGGACCAGCGGCAGCGAGACGACCACCGGGAAGCTGTCGAACCTCAGCAGCAGCACGACCCTGGGGGAGTCCTCCGGCAATGGCATCAGCGTCGAGAAGGTGTTCCCGGAGGGGAGGATCCTTGAGGCGCCCAACCTTTGCGTCTATACCTTCGCCGAGTTCCGGAGCTCCACTAGGAACTTCAAGCTCGAGTTCGTTCTCGGAGAGGGCGGATTCGAGAAGGTGTACAAGGGCTGGGTGGAGGAGAAGACTCTCAATCCTTCCAAGAGCGGCGTGGGCACGTTTGTGGCCGTGAAGAAGCTCAACCCTGAAAGCGTGCAGGGGCTGGAGGAGTGGCAGGTCTGAGATACTCTCCCTCCCCTTGTGTAATATATGCTATTCCTTCTTCTGCTTCTTTAGATTTGTGACATATAACTCATTGTGGattattgaaaattcaacttttatTACAGTTTGTAGTAGAAATCAGTAATGCCCAATTTGTAGATAGTTTCAAACAAGTATATTTTCTTATTGGATACTGTGGCTTCCAAAGTAAATTCTGCCATTTGGTTTAATTGACTTGGGAGTTCTTGTTAATGATTACTGTTAAATGTGGCTGTAGTCAGAAGCAAACTTTCTAGGGAGGCTTTCACATCCAAACCTCATCAAGCTCTTGGGAACTTGaactattttttttgttgttgttgttgtgtgaTGTTGTTTCAGTTGAAGAAAAAAAGTGAACTGCAAAGTCAAATAAGCAAGACAAACTTATACTTTCATCGTCTTTCTCGGAAAGGATATATGAgtttgtctgaagaaatagtaaatatttagtaaacattaaattcctacttatggttgtTGAAGTTGGTGTTGAGTACATTGACTTCATGTGATTTTTTTTTGCTTATGGTCTAGTGTTTTATGTAATGACAATGAGATAAATAAAACCATCGTTAGTATCTAATGAGGCTTGTAAAGCACTATATGTTGAAAGACCTAAAAGTTTTGGTTGCAATCACTGTCCTAGTCAAGACCTAAAAATTTCTGATACgtatttattaattataaatattttatggaAGTTAAGCAAACCCCTTCTTCACAGCATAATCATCATGTCATGTCCAAAGTGTCAAAGCCATTCGCCTTATTTTCCAACAAAAAGAAAATCTAATTTAGGCAAGTGAAGGGACCTTGTTGTATATATACAAGCTATAAGTATGGTGTCTCTTCCAACTTATGATTCAATCAAGCTACTCTTCCTTGATCACTACTCTATGGCTATTAGTTGTGGTTGTAAGAGCAACTCTAATTGCTCAATGCATGCTACTTTCTTCCTAATCATATTATTGTTTAACACTAGAGCAAGCTGTGATGATCATCCACATGTATCTAAGGGGAGCAATTTCTTGGAGAGTGAAAGGAGAGTTCTACTTGCCATCAAGTCTGACTTGTACAACTCCGATCATTGGCTTTCTTCTTGGACCGATTATGACTGTTGCAAGTGGAGATGAGTTGTCTGTGATAACACCACCAACCATGTCATAAGGCTTGATCTTCACTACCCACTTGTTCAATATAATTCATTTCCAGAAGAAAGTAAGTTAAATCCTTCTTTGCTTAAACTAAAGCATTTAAAATACTTGGATTTAAGCTTCAACAACTTCGCATCCCAAGCTAGTATGATTTCCTAGCTTGTCCATGTGGACCATCTTAACCTCTCCAATGCAATATTTGATGGATTAATTACTCAACAATTAGGCAATCTTTCTAACCTACGCTTCCTCGACCTTAGTTGTTGTGATTGGCATTCTTCACAATGGTCAAATGACCTGAGTTGGCTTTCCCACTTAACTTCTGTAGAATATCTAGACATGAGTTGTGTCAATCTCTCTTTAGCAAATACTTGGCTtcacaaaattaattataatagcCTAGAACATCTTTCTTTGTCAAATTGTTTGCTACAAGATGTAGAAGGAGCTGGCACAAGTATGACACAACTCAATTCATCAAGCAATCAAATAgaaggaaatatttttgtgaatgcGAGTAGAAAATTGAAGCACTTGGATTTAGCTGGTAATTCTTTAACAAAAGTTCTACTCATTATGTGAATGCCACATTCATGTGGTCTTGACTATTCattaataaattttcttttctaacataggctcctcaacaaccggatgcagagcaatgtggtttttatatcatacgatatatgaaagatataattgaaaattttggagttgaccacaaggattcacttccagcaatggtgATAATCCAAACTCATATTTGATTCGATTGATTTTGAACTTCTCTTAGCTTTTCCCTCATTATATCATATCTTGCTGCTGCTGTGCTTTTCCCGtggtgcttgatgtgtttctatgtagtCTTTGAACTTCTCTTATGTGAGATGAACAAGTAGATAGATCCCTTATATTCGTTGCTCCAGTTGTTGCGCTTGGGATTTATGATCTGATCTTTCCTTTGATTTCCTCTAGTTCTACAAAGTTTATGTCTGGTTGAAAGAACAGTCTTGAATTTGTCGAGTTTGTTCTTAGAAATAATTTCATAAGCCTAGCTCGAAGAGGATAAAGTTTGAAATTTGTGTTGACTAGTTAGCATTTTATGCCATGAGACCATGGAGAGATGTCTTGGGACTAACTATGTGCAGCCATTATGCTTTAGAAAATGTCATTGTTTTACAGTGGCATGAGATGGTTATGCTGAGTACCCGTCATGGGAAATTCAAGATAACAAGcagtatttaattatattttcttatgtgattcatttttttcttttcttttattatgttTGTCTAGTGCTTGAATGGAGGTGCTCAGAAAGGACCCCAGTTAAGAGAGTTGGATAGTGGAGCTGATATCATTGTTGCTACACCAGGACGTTTGAATGATATTCTGAATATGAAAAGATTGAACCTCCATtaagtactgattaattaaattgcaactatgagaaaactttgttgcaataatttctggtttggaatatattaagttcccaggaatgatagatctatcactatatgatgtggttgagaaaaatgatgaatgtgtctctttttaagcattcaaattaatcatcttgttacctggtgctcttactactttttcaactatgatttttggtcttgctTTACTAATatcttatttatgtatttttacagtttacaaatctcaagtactccagagttgaaattgatgaagtgcggttcgagtgggctgaatgcatgctagattacatttaagtaggaaaggtatttgatttttgaaaactttggatgatgcatgcatttgcatgaaatgtaaattgcgtatattgtcccatgtcaatttctttctgatggtgatattctaggacttctacagcatgtataattcttctgtttttgttctttgctgtagttaagtagaccaaatgatacttttgtttgacagaaaactaggcatttgaaggtgagaagtggtgagattagggaaatgaaaggcgcaagaagaatggagcagtatagcaagttgaacagattctgattctcataatttaatgtagcctcagcttgatttttgactcacgatgttctaccttgatgtgtacaatatctattagcttttgatgtaaaaagaatatttgtgtatgttatggatactgttgtaaggaaaatatttatgtaatttgtgaatatttgtgtattttatggatactgttggaagaagaatatttgtgtaatttatgaatatttgtgtattttcttggatactATCAGTTTTTTACTATTTCCgaaatcaaatttgtgtcgttaaacaatactgatattacatcggttttccaccgccgcaaaatcggtgtcattaactaatattacatcggtcgtataccactgtcaaaactggtgttattaatatataatattacatcggttttacaccgttgatgaaacggtgtcgttaagtgatactacaccggttaataactgattcgaaaaccggtgtcgttaagtgatactacaccggttttaacccgatgtctaaaatggtagaccttttacatcgccttcatagacatcggtcgaaaatgtaatagacagcggtggaaaaccgatgtctatgagggtttttgttgtagtgagagtttaaaatttaaatctttccttttatagctttctactaaagattaagaaaagatttgatatctttccttatttgtagattgaaaggaagattttaattttgataaaactttccttttttgtaaccatgtacatgatttaaaagagagttttaaaattataaacttttccttttataagtttctacaaaggattaagaaaagatttgatatctttccttatttgtagattgaaaggaaattttaattttaaagataactttccttttggaaatcatccacatgtttaaaagaaagattttaatttataaaatttccttttataaccaaccatgaagggataaattattagagaaatttttattttaaaatttttggaaacaaattaggaagttttaattcttgttaaaactttccttgtttgggattatgaggtggccgaccatattgttttaagaaaaggaaataagttttaattaattaaattttccttttcatggaaaagtaataaggaagttttttatttaaattttccttatttgccaagaccaaggattataaaagagggggtaggagTGTCTTTATGgcgaataactctattctatttttcctccctctcttccttggtggtgtggccgacccttgtagttctcccttctccttttctttcttctccttggccaaaactcttcatcctttggagcttggaaggtggtcggatattgcttggagaagaaggaaaggaggctttgtttcttgcatcccatggagcttggtggtggtggcagaacctctacatccttgaaggagtcttggtggccgaaacttggtgaggaagaagaagagcttgggtggttctcatctcggtagatcgtcgctcacacgacgttcgagataagaagaggaatacagtagaagattaagaggtcgttgcatacaaagaaaggtataactagtaattattttccgcatcatgctagtttttctttgcatgaattccaaacacaagaggcatataattctaggtttcaaatttgtgattcgagttcgtgttttttttttgtttttcgaatttttggttcgattgttctttttggttaaacctaatgttattttaggaaattaaatattgaatttctataaaaggctttgtcgaggcagtggtggatgatctcatacccaagaaggcctagtgcctcgccatgtttgatctaggagccaattttagaaataaatatttaatcaactttgtagcataggttggacttggatcaatagtgttaagttctgcttgcaatctaagtctaaatcattaagaacagataagttaaatttggaatcaataatgtgtagttccgtttgcgattccgaatttaatttctaaagaacacaataggttgttaggaaaggctcgacacttgtataaaattttttgtacagtggaaccggtacgatcttcctatgaccaaccaataattggtatcagagctagggtttgcctctgtgtgtttggttttcaatttaattatgcacatgtcatacataatttaggcaagataatagtaggatatgctaactctgtggttgtaggttacaactattatggcttatggttattgtgtgtgattggacccttggacatgtcaagggcattttattgtgtgtgcatggttGTATTTAGCTAAtgcagcaagagctgtattagccctaggattttacatttatgttcgatctagacttgatgtacattccgttgtggaatataggatcgatgtatgtaaaattttattttttctgtcacggatcgtatccttgcgaggcgtggtgctattggaggaccagaggcgcagcggaaaaggaagcttgaTGGGTCCGACGCATgtaccctagggctggcagcacgcgaaggacaatgatggaaaagaccataatagttgaaaaattaattttcatatttattgcttttatttactgtgatgtgtgtgatgagTGCttgataggttaaaattcctcaccttaaataactaattgggagagggatttttaaataaatttcatggtctccattactggtttgtaagtgatgcaaacaaacttgcgcattggctctgagtgccttcctccatatcggatgagtttgtttgtggatcactagatcaaacttccattttggatgactatagaaaattaattaggagcgtgtgatcttccctatcggaaggggcacaatcttaattaatggactaagtgtcaagtaatgatatacacttaggcacatctaatagtatcctccccatcggagtcactgctattatttgtgtgaccgaaggaaaaccaactattaatttgtcataatgataggttgacaagataataaaattaaaacccctcttacaaatgttgagattttgtatatgtccgcactatcgtggcatacaaaattcacggtgtttgaggtaattttatttgtcaagataataaaattaatgggtaaaccccctcttacaaatgattggatttgtatacgtccacactatcgtggcatgtaaaattcacggtgtttgaggtaattttatttgtcataaagataaattgacaaggtattaatgggtaaaaccctcctcttacaaatgtttgattttgtatacgtccacactatcgtggcatgcaaaattcacggtatttgaggtgttggtgaatttaaataatattgttttgaggaatcaatattattttaaattcaaagttttgaccaaatatttgatcagagatagaccaactattaattttatttgtcataaagttaggttgacaagataataaaattaatggataaaatctcttctttgattttgtatacgtccacactatcatgatatacaaaattcacggggattttaaggtgttggtcttgactaaatatttttgtgattcttaggatttcaaatgtttggcaatcccctagttgttatactatagaatagacttagtagtcccaattaagaTTAGAAATAAGACTTGAACATTAAGATGGACTGTCCtttcagaactaagaacaatattggtgcattttattcattagttgttgaaacatgcttagtggtgttatctaccgatacctggtgtgtagatacgggagccactaatcatgtctgcaattcattgcagggttccaggaaacccgacaactatatgaaagggaaaacaccgtctacatgggcactactgcaaaagtagcagctgttgcagtgagagatgtttatcttctgataggaataaaatatggattttaagaaattatctttacgtaccaggtttataaagaactagttttcaatttccaaactattcaaagaacttgatattctgcctcttttaataacaaagttgttatcaagaaaaagagggaagttatctattctggtacgttggttgaaaatttataaatccaataactcccacgatgcaacaaatggaaattaataacatatcttctaactctaataagagaaagcaaccttcagaaatgaaccaatcatatctttggcatctaaggctaggttatattaacttgagtaggatttaaaggatgataaccgatgaacttttgggctcattggtagtggaaatctttccaacctgcgagtcttacttggaaggaaaaataaccaagaagctttttaagtctaaggggtatagagccaaagacgtgttggaattggttcattctgatttgtgaggacctatgactatccaggcaagaggtagtttcgaatatttcatctcttttatagacgactattcgagatacgagtatatttacttgatgcgccgcaagtctaaatactttgataagttcaaagagtacagggctgatgcggagaaacgtcaaggtaaaagtatcaagacactgcggtgagatcgtagtggcaagtacctcttaggagagtttaggagacacttatcagaagtcaggattaaatcccaactgactgcacctggtacaccccaacagaatggtgtgccagaaagaaggtataggactcttatagaaataattagatcgatgacgagttattaccaaattcattttgaggatatactctggaaacggaagtgaacttagtaccttctaaatcagaaccctctactcccatagaattgtagaatgagtgtaagcctagtctaaagcatattcggatttggtgtAGTCCAGCAtttgtgctgaagggagacattgataagttggaattaagaacaagagttcacttatttatgggttatcctagagaaacgaaaggaagtttatagttctaaaaattagaagatcattgttagcaccaatgcccaatttttagaaaatgactatgcaaTGAACCACgtgtccataagtaaatttattcttaaggaaataataaaggacacgtctaatctagtaccaactgtacaagatgagatatcataagaaactgcaacacgtatcacaaatgatacacaattggacaaagtgcctcatcatagtgggagggttgttaggcaacctaaaagattcatgttttgggagagtttttggacttgatccatggtgaacatgaacctgatcctggatatatgatgaagcactccaagataaagatgcaacatcttagcaaagagcaatgaatactgagcttatagaaccaccaaatggtgtaaaagccaatgggtgaaaataagtctacaatagaaaaagagggacagacgagaaggtggaaactttcaaagcaaggcttgttgaaaaagggaaaccttttaccagtagtcatgcttaagtctatccggattcttgtatctattgttgctcatattgattatgagatttggcaagtggatgccaagatagctttccttaatgaaagtcttgaagaaagcatccatataaagcaatcagagaggttcattgcaaagggcaaagagcatctagtatgtaagctcaatcggtctatttatggactgaagcaaagcttcaaggtcttagaacatccgatttaatgaagtaatccagacctatggatttattcagtgtctggatgagttttgtgtatacaagaagtgtgatggaaacatgatggtatttcttgtactatacgtagatgacatttttggtagatggaaacaatatcaaagtgttgtcagaagtaagggtatggttgtccaaacaatttgatatgaaggacttgggagagtgcgcacatattctcgagatcaaagggatcacaagaaaagaatgttgtgcttatcccgagcttcatactatcctagctcgtttaagcatgcaagactccatgaaaggtttttctaccttttgtgcatggagaatctttatctaaagagatgtctccgaagatatcaaaatagatagaggacatgaaggcagttccttatgcttcggctatcggaagccaaTGTATATAATGTTGTGTATGAGactagatatctgttttgcctagggcatagttagcagatatcgaagtaacccaggaccgggatactagactgccgtaaagcatatattaaagtaccttaaagggactagagattatatgttagtttacaaggcagataatttgatccctgtgggttatacggattttgacttctaatcagatagggacaatagtaaattgacctcggggttttgtgtttactttaggagatgaagccataacaatggaggagtattaagcataggtgcttttccagactccaccatagaatctgagtatgtggcagcctctgaggcggccatagaagttatatggttcagaaacttcataatggacatagacatgatttctggtttgcccaaaaattaatataatttattgtaatgataGTGGtgtagtaacaaactcgaagaaatcataagtccataaggcaagtaaacacaatagagcgcaagtaccacttaatatgagacatcgtataacgaggagaagttgttgccgcctagattgcatcagggagatcctttcactaaggcccttaaggaaagagcttttgatgggcatgttgaagggatgagaatcagatgtatggcaggatatatgacagcatagtcttttagtataagtgagagattgttggaatgcatactaaaagcctagctttttgtataaatatttacttagaaataagaatcatattggccaatatctacatttatatgctaaatgtagttgttcaattaatttatattgtagataacatggtgtgtggtgtcatacacagaagatt contains:
- the LOC122023163 gene encoding probable serine/threonine-protein kinase PIX13, coding for MRLSVKNLVFFFVVVFSCPSGFPSPSSPSSIFRFLIREKETTIGKKDSGQEEEKTTMTREWGIALVRLQDLPLLQLPHRRSTSRTSGSETTTGKLSNLSSSTTLGESSGNGISVEKVFPEGRILEAPNLCVYTFAEFRSSTRNFKLEFVLGEGGFEKVYKGWVEEKTLNPSKSGVGTFVAVKKLNPESVQGLEEWQFTNLKYSRVEIDEVRFEC